The nucleotide window GGGACTGGCTAAGCTGGCGTGACTTGGGCGTGTAGCCGCTTCTCGAAGAATTCATCCACGTTTTGCAGGATCTCCGCCGCGCTCTTGGCCTCGTAGATCGCCTTCCGCAGCGCCGCTCCGCCGGGGACGCCGTGCGTGAACCAGGAGGCAAACTGTTTCATCTTGCCTTCCGATCCATGAATTTCTTCTTCCACCAGCATCTGGAAATAGGTGCGGATCATCTGGTAGCGATCGGCTTCGCTGGGCTCAACATAGGAACCGGAGCGCGCATACTCCTCGATCTGCCGGAAGATCCACGGATTCGCCGGAGCCATGCGCCCGATCATCACCGCGTCGCATCCCGTCTGCGCGACCATCGCACACGCATCTTCAGGCGACCGGATATCGCCGTTGCCGATCACCGGAATCTTCACTGCCTGTTTCACGGACGCGATCCACTCCCATCGTGCCGTGCCGCTGTAGCCCTGTTCGCGAGTGCGCGCGTGCAATGCCACTGCGCATAGGCCGCACTCTTCAGCGA belongs to Acidobacteriota bacterium and includes:
- the dusB gene encoding tRNA dihydrouridine synthase DusB translates to MAGVTDTVFRRFIKNLGGCGLIMTEFTSADGLLRDHTIRGRYLHFYEDEHPVSAQLFGSDPRVLSEAARMVEGLGFDLIDLNLGCPAKKVVKCNGGSGLLRDLPLIRKIFESVRTAVKIPFTVKFRAGWNDEEIVCVELARLAEECGLCAVALHARTREQGYSGTARWEWIASVKQAVKIPVIGNGDIRSPEDACAMVAQTGCDAVMIGRMAPANPWIFRQIEEYARSGSYVEPSEADRYQMIRTYFQMLVEEEIHGSEGKMKQFASWFTHGVPGGAALRKAIYEAKSAAEILQNVDEFFEKRLHAQVTPA